The proteins below are encoded in one region of Campylobacter rectus:
- a CDS encoding toxin-antitoxin system YwqK family antitoxin — MKRIILLAVALMVASSNDKICETKLDKMQGCVIKEYQGKVLVKETPYKNNKINGIVKEYYPSTGKLKFMDTVEDDISNGEQKEFYENGQLLYSIFYKNGKLIDGISKTFYANGKIRSEINTIDGFFDGETKVYKENGKLILKLDFKDGRPLGGKCANNNVAVPAAAWEMHPDVFRIARLCEQNFLF, encoded by the coding sequence ATGAAAAGAATAATACTTTTGGCTGTTGCGCTGATGGTTGCGAGTTCAAATGATAAAATTTGCGAAACCAAGCTGGATAAAATGCAGGGCTGTGTCATAAAAGAGTATCAGGGTAAAGTCCTGGTAAAAGAAACTCCGTATAAAAATAACAAAATAAACGGTATCGTAAAAGAGTACTATCCAAGCACGGGAAAGCTTAAATTTATGGATACTGTCGAGGATGATATATCTAACGGTGAGCAAAAAGAATTTTATGAAAATGGACAGCTGCTCTACTCTATTTTTTACAAAAATGGCAAACTAATAGATGGGATAAGTAAAACTTTTTATGCCAATGGCAAGATAAGGTCTGAAATAAATACTATTGATGGCTTTTTTGACGGAGAAACAAAAGTGTATAAAGAAAATGGTAAACTAATCTTAAAGCTTGATTTTAAAGATGGCAGGCCATTGGGTGGCAAATGTGCCAACAATAATGTGGCTGTGCCAGCTGCTGCGTGGGAAATGCACCCTGATGTATTTCGAATAGCAAGACTTTGCGAGCAAAATTTTCTATTCTAG
- the accB gene encoding acetyl-CoA carboxylase biotin carboxyl carrier protein, whose product MKKEDIKELIEFFNEMDMNRIKVKSGDFEVELEKFADCCELPKPVVQAPAPTPTPVNVVVNSEVKAPANSPKDSIKSPMVGTFYAAPSPGAAPFVKVGQRVRKGDVVGIIEAMKIMNEIEAEFDCQISELLVSDGQPVEFGLPLFGVEKN is encoded by the coding sequence ATGAAAAAAGAAGACATAAAAGAGCTGATCGAGTTTTTTAACGAGATGGATATGAACCGCATAAAAGTAAAAAGCGGGGATTTTGAGGTCGAGCTAGAAAAATTCGCCGACTGCTGCGAGCTGCCAAAGCCCGTCGTCCAAGCTCCCGCCCCGACTCCGACTCCGGTAAACGTTGTGGTAAACTCAGAAGTCAAAGCTCCTGCTAATTCCCCTAAAGACAGCATAAAATCGCCTATGGTGGGCACTTTTTACGCCGCTCCCAGCCCGGGCGCCGCACCGTTTGTTAAAGTCGGTCAGCGCGTGAGAAAGGGCGATGTGGTAGGCATCATCGAAGCGATGAAGATAATGAACGAGATCGAGGCCGAATTTGACTGTCAGATCAGCGAGCTGCTCGTTTCCGACGGTCAGCCCGTGGAGTTTGGTTTGCCGCTATTTGGCGTGGAGAAAAATTGA
- a CDS encoding acetyl-CoA carboxylase biotin carboxylase subunit: MEIKRILIANRGEIALRALRTIKEMGKEAVVVYSTADKDALYVRYADVAICIGKERSSDSYLNIPAIISAAEISEADAIFPGYGFLSENQNFVEICSHHKLKFIGPSVAAMALMSDKSKAKQMMQRAGVPVIPGSDGAVADTKAAKELAKQIGYPVILKAAAGGGGRGMRVVECEEDIEKAFWSAESEAMSAFGDGTMYMEKYILNPRHIEVQIIGDSHGNVLHIGERDCSMQRRHQKLIEESPAILLDDDTRARLHETAIRAAKAIDYEGAGTFEFLVDKDLNFYFIEMNTRLQVEHCVSEMVSGLDIIELMIKVAQGEALPPQESITLKGHAIECRITAEDPNTFTPSPGKITKYVCPGGRNVRMDSHIYQDYSIPPYYDSMIGKLIVWDTDRNRAIHKMKVTLEQLIIGGIKTTRDFHIAMMENKDFINNNYDTNYLSRR; this comes from the coding sequence ATGGAAATAAAAAGAATTTTAATCGCAAATCGCGGCGAAATCGCGCTGCGAGCTCTGCGAACGATAAAAGAAATGGGCAAAGAAGCCGTCGTCGTCTATTCGACCGCCGACAAAGACGCGCTTTACGTCAGATATGCCGACGTGGCGATCTGCATCGGTAAGGAGCGCTCAAGCGACAGCTACCTAAATATCCCGGCCATAATCAGCGCGGCTGAAATCAGCGAAGCCGACGCGATATTTCCGGGCTATGGATTTCTCAGCGAAAATCAAAATTTCGTAGAAATTTGCTCGCATCACAAGCTAAAATTTATAGGACCTAGCGTAGCTGCGATGGCGCTGATGAGCGACAAAAGTAAAGCAAAGCAGATGATGCAGCGAGCGGGCGTGCCCGTGATCCCGGGCTCTGACGGCGCCGTAGCCGACACTAAGGCCGCAAAAGAGCTAGCTAAGCAGATCGGCTATCCTGTCATCCTAAAAGCCGCAGCCGGCGGAGGCGGACGAGGTATGCGCGTGGTCGAGTGCGAAGAGGATATAGAAAAGGCGTTTTGGTCGGCGGAGAGCGAAGCGATGAGCGCGTTTGGCGACGGAACTATGTATATGGAAAAATACATCCTAAATCCGCGCCACATCGAGGTTCAGATCATCGGCGACAGCCACGGTAACGTCCTGCATATCGGCGAGCGCGACTGCTCTATGCAGCGCCGCCACCAAAAGCTGATCGAGGAGAGTCCTGCGATCCTGCTAGACGACGACACTCGCGCCAGACTGCACGAAACGGCGATCCGTGCGGCAAAAGCTATCGACTACGAGGGAGCGGGAACGTTTGAGTTTTTGGTCGATAAGGATCTAAATTTCTACTTCATCGAGATGAATACGCGCCTACAAGTCGAGCACTGCGTGAGCGAAATGGTAAGCGGCCTGGATATAATCGAGCTAATGATAAAAGTAGCCCAGGGCGAGGCGCTACCGCCGCAAGAAAGCATCACGCTAAAAGGCCACGCCATCGAGTGCCGCATCACGGCCGAGGATCCAAATACGTTTACGCCAAGTCCAGGCAAGATAACAAAATACGTCTGCCCCGGCGGCCGAAACGTGCGTATGGATAGCCACATCTATCAGGACTACTCGATCCCACCGTACTACGACAGTATGATCGGCAAGCTCATCGTCTGGGACACCGATAGAAACAGAGCCATCCACAAGATGAAGGTGACGCTCGAGCAGCTCATCATCGGCGGCATCAAGACCACGCGCGACTTTCACATCGCGATGATGGAGAACAAAGACTTTATCAACAACAACTATGATACCAACTACCTCTCTCGTCGCTAA
- a CDS encoding DUF3137 domain-containing protein, translating to MKDIQAFSGSVLVCEFYKKFSGQTIVASRTLNTKFLGEKERMDDTLFNDEFRVFTDDKVEARYLLTPAFMAHLRELKIKFAGDMGVSAAFMDDKFYLFLIGAENRFETTLFSIPPNLEDAKQIKKEIS from the coding sequence ATGAAAGATATACAGGCCTTTAGCGGCTCGGTTTTAGTCTGCGAGTTTTACAAGAAATTTAGCGGACAAACTATAGTCGCGAGCCGCACGCTAAATACTAAATTTTTAGGCGAAAAAGAGCGGATGGATGATACTCTTTTTAACGATGAATTTAGAGTTTTTACGGATGATAAAGTAGAGGCAAGATATCTTTTGACGCCTGCGTTTATGGCGCATTTGAGAGAGTTAAAGATAAAATTTGCAGGAGATATGGGAGTAAGCGCTGCGTTTATGGATGATAAATTTTATCTATTTTTAATCGGAGCGGAAAATAGATTTGAGACGACGCTCTTTTCAATACCGCCGAACTTAGAAGACGCAAAACAGATCAAAAAGGAAATTTCATAG